Proteins co-encoded in one Halococcoides cellulosivorans genomic window:
- a CDS encoding helix-turn-helix domain-containing protein, translated as MPRATLAIAVPSDAWIGDLTRAHPDARVRVLAAVGDDDEGTAIAIVEADDPAPIVDEMEAREAVSQVDLLQRGGTEIVVQFSTSDHLLLESARGSGVPLEMPVEISDGRATIEVTGPQDRLSILADQFEAAGVEYSVERLRQEISPSSLLTDRQRYLVREAVDAGYYDVPRDCTLTELADRVDLAKSTVSETLHRAESAVLQEYVGRLAPAEGSIADADGD; from the coding sequence ATGCCACGGGCGACGCTCGCGATCGCCGTTCCCTCTGACGCCTGGATCGGTGACCTCACACGCGCTCACCCCGACGCCCGCGTTCGCGTGCTCGCGGCGGTCGGTGACGACGACGAGGGGACGGCGATCGCGATCGTCGAGGCCGACGATCCCGCGCCGATCGTCGACGAGATGGAGGCTCGTGAGGCCGTCTCACAGGTGGATCTCCTCCAGCGCGGCGGCACGGAGATCGTCGTCCAGTTCTCGACCAGCGATCACCTCCTGCTCGAATCCGCGCGTGGGTCGGGCGTCCCCCTGGAGATGCCCGTCGAGATTTCGGACGGGCGCGCGACGATCGAGGTGACGGGCCCCCAGGATCGACTGTCCATCCTTGCGGATCAGTTCGAGGCCGCTGGCGTCGAGTACAGTGTCGAACGCCTCCGCCAGGAGATCAGTCCATCCTCACTGCTGACCGATCGCCAGCGCTATCTCGTCAGGGAAGCCGTCGACGCCGGGTACTACGACGTCCCCCGAGACTGTACGCTGACGGAACTGGCCGACCGGGTCGATCTGGCGAAATCGACCGTGAGCGAGACGCTCCACCGCGCCGAGAGCGCCGTCCTCCAGGAGTACGTCGGTCGCCTCGCGCCCGCCGAGGGGTCGATTGCCGACGCCGACGGGGACTGA
- a CDS encoding flavin reductase family protein, which translates to MEWDAQDLDGFETFLTLGRVVTPRPIGWISTTGPAGDNVAPYSFVTPIAVDPPVIVFQAAPHRDGSQKDTARNVAATESFVYNLVTKELMEAMNDTARQVDDEFATAGIDPAESVAVEAPRVAQAPAAIECSLRETVDIEGTAVIFGAVERVAVEDSYVADGLPDAEAIADDVVGHVIDDVYATLDTFRKAQPE; encoded by the coding sequence ATGGAATGGGACGCCCAGGACCTCGACGGCTTCGAGACGTTTCTCACGCTCGGTCGCGTTGTCACGCCCCGCCCGATCGGGTGGATCTCGACGACTGGACCCGCCGGTGACAACGTCGCGCCGTACAGTTTCGTCACACCGATCGCGGTCGACCCGCCGGTGATCGTCTTCCAGGCCGCCCCCCACCGCGACGGCAGCCAGAAAGACACCGCGCGCAACGTCGCCGCCACCGAGTCGTTCGTCTACAATCTCGTCACCAAGGAGTTGATGGAGGCGATGAACGACACGGCCCGACAGGTCGACGACGAGTTCGCGACCGCGGGGATCGACCCCGCCGAGAGCGTCGCCGTGGAGGCCCCACGCGTCGCCCAGGCCCCCGCCGCGATCGAGTGTTCGCTCCGCGAGACCGTCGACATCGAGGGAACCGCAGTGATCTTCGGGGCGGTCGAACGCGTCGCCGTCGAGGATTCGTACGTCGCAGACGGCCTGCCCGACGCCGAAGCCATCGCGGACGACGTCGTCGGGCACGTCATCGACGACGTGTACGCGACTCTCGACACGTTCCGGAAGGCCCAGCCGGAGTGA
- the htpX gene encoding zinc metalloprotease HtpX — translation MEWSTDWGLRGRMAVTMGLLFAVYLVFVAVLTLYFENMLFAVVLLGGFSLAQLFFSEKLALYSMGAKRVDPEEYPDLHDAVTRLSQQADLPKPDVAVADTRTPNAFAAGRSQSSATVCVTTGLLDTLDREELDGVLAHELAHVKNRDVMVMTIATFLSSIAFLIVRWGWLFGGGGRDRRGGGGGGVIVAIGLSLVVWIISFLLIRALSRYREYAADRGGAAITGQPSALASALAKISNRMDRVPNEDLREQSEMNALFVIPIDTSIVGKLFRTHPPTEKRIDRLRDLERELETV, via the coding sequence ATGGAGTGGTCGACAGACTGGGGCCTCCGTGGGCGGATGGCCGTCACGATGGGCCTGCTGTTCGCGGTGTATCTGGTCTTCGTCGCCGTGTTGACGTTGTATTTCGAGAACATGCTGTTCGCGGTCGTCCTCCTCGGTGGGTTCTCGCTCGCTCAGCTGTTCTTTAGCGAAAAGCTCGCGCTGTACAGCATGGGGGCCAAACGGGTCGACCCCGAGGAGTACCCCGACCTCCACGACGCGGTCACACGGCTCTCCCAGCAGGCCGATCTGCCGAAACCCGACGTCGCGGTCGCTGACACCCGGACACCCAACGCCTTCGCCGCCGGGCGCTCACAGTCGTCGGCGACGGTCTGTGTCACGACGGGACTGCTCGACACGCTCGATCGCGAGGAACTCGACGGCGTGCTCGCCCACGAACTCGCTCACGTCAAGAATCGCGACGTGATGGTGATGACGATCGCAACCTTCCTCTCCTCGATCGCGTTTTTGATCGTGCGATGGGGCTGGCTGTTCGGCGGTGGCGGCCGCGATCGACGCGGCGGCGGTGGCGGTGGCGTGATCGTCGCGATCGGACTCTCGCTCGTGGTCTGGATCATTTCGTTCCTGTTGATTCGCGCGCTCTCACGCTATCGGGAGTACGCCGCCGATCGGGGCGGGGCGGCCATCACCGGCCAGCCGTCCGCGCTCGCGAGCGCGCTCGCGAAGATTTCCAACCGGATGGACCGCGTGCCCAACGAAGACCTCCGCGAACAGAGCGAGATGAACGCGCTGTTCGTGATCCCGATCGACACCAGCATCGTCGGCAAACTGTTCCGAACCCACCCGCCGACCGAGAAGCGCATCGATCGACTGCGCGATCTGGAGCGGGAACTCGAAACGGTCTGA
- a CDS encoding glycoside hydrolase family 5 protein, which produces MTVGSGLMGAAAADNHLPPIERDGNKLTAGGEEIDLHGVNIADPKRVDVTAPARGKTAAQAIEMVTDESDGWNTNVVRLPVQPVDIGEHPPGEGPEPPAFTDEQLVAYMDEHLDAAVQACADNGAYAIIDYHRHRNMPWGSTPEGGEFSPNEALSDEVINFWDIVAARYGEMDHVIFEMYNEPQGNPNYGVSGQALVDFWSNWKTTAQPWVDAIREHTDNLVLVGSPRYSQLTAGAVIEEFDGENLAYTLHIYPAHDPTEPADYDDWVTPVNYDGGDVPYDERPAWEVVPVVMSEWGFDPDADLAAGGGVTESTVEGSDWAEHDPDYGQHVVEWLRTRPVHSTAWVFDPLWDPNMVDFGFETDGSVGTPYNDEPIPEKCSELPCEWTLTTGDYMGDTVKQFLANPSAAAIYAGEDGELQPSEVMAAQGDYLTGDAPLPTVVDVMRAFFFN; this is translated from the coding sequence ATGACGGTCGGGAGCGGGCTGATGGGGGCCGCTGCCGCCGACAATCACCTCCCGCCGATCGAACGCGACGGGAACAAACTGACGGCCGGCGGCGAAGAGATCGACCTCCACGGCGTGAACATCGCTGATCCGAAGCGTGTGGACGTCACCGCACCGGCCCGCGGGAAGACCGCGGCCCAGGCGATCGAGATGGTGACCGACGAGAGCGACGGCTGGAACACGAACGTCGTGCGCCTGCCGGTTCAGCCGGTCGACATCGGGGAGCACCCTCCCGGCGAGGGTCCGGAACCCCCGGCGTTCACCGACGAGCAACTCGTCGCGTATATGGACGAGCACCTCGACGCCGCGGTGCAGGCGTGTGCCGACAACGGAGCGTACGCGATCATCGACTACCACCGCCACCGGAACATGCCGTGGGGGAGCACTCCCGAGGGCGGCGAATTCAGTCCCAACGAGGCTCTGAGCGACGAAGTCATCAACTTCTGGGATATCGTGGCCGCGCGGTACGGTGAGATGGACCACGTCATCTTCGAGATGTACAACGAGCCCCAGGGGAACCCGAACTACGGTGTTTCGGGGCAGGCGCTCGTCGACTTCTGGAGCAACTGGAAGACGACGGCCCAGCCGTGGGTCGACGCGATTCGCGAACACACCGACAACCTCGTGCTGGTCGGCTCACCGCGGTACTCCCAGTTGACCGCCGGTGCCGTCATCGAGGAGTTCGACGGCGAGAACCTGGCGTACACGCTGCACATCTATCCCGCTCACGATCCGACGGAACCCGCCGACTACGACGACTGGGTCACGCCGGTCAACTACGACGGTGGAGACGTCCCCTACGACGAGCGGCCCGCCTGGGAAGTCGTCCCGGTCGTCATGAGTGAGTGGGGCTTCGATCCGGACGCTGATCTCGCGGCCGGTGGTGGCGTGACCGAGTCGACCGTCGAAGGTTCGGACTGGGCCGAACACGACCCCGACTACGGCCAACACGTCGTCGAGTGGTTGCGCACCCGTCCGGTCCACTCGACGGCCTGGGTGTTCGACCCGCTGTGGGACCCCAACATGGTCGACTTTGGCTTCGAGACGGACGGCAGCGTGGGCACGCCGTACAACGACGAACCCATTCCGGAGAAGTGTTCCGAACTGCCCTGTGAGTGGACGCTGACGACTGGCGACTACATGGGCGACACCGTGAAACAGTTCCTCGCCAACCCCTCGGCAGCGGCGATCTACGCGGGCGAGGACGGCGAACTCCAGCCCTCCGAGGTCATGGCGGCCCAGGGCGACTATCTGACTGGTGACGCGCCCCTGCCGACCGTCGTCGACGTCATGCGCGCCTTCTTCTTCAACTAA
- a CDS encoding ABC transporter substrate-binding protein, which produces MATSTDADRRRAGTVEIAHAWADGDGRKPLDSLLDEYRDRSAGSTLTDTFYDDLSLSVKSRILAEDPPSIWVEWPGESLRPYADVDALRDLTDVWTDTDMESGYLDGPRELSRIEGSYRAIPINIHRINNLFYRTAAVDRLGIDPASVSDPREFLEVLEICDEAGELGMAQPMKNPWTVLQLFSMILTGQFGVDVYRSITDGNPHEHRGAIETSIELLDAYADLASDDATFVGMVGANRRFLDGESVFFHQGDWVGGEYADVEDFDYREDWDHVPFPGTDGVYAMGMDAFVAASTIDESDWEATREFLEFAGSPTGLRTFNRIKGAIPPRGDVSLDAYPPFLQDQYQDFQASREQVGSDALETHPERFIEAKAAIASFVTHRDVSKAVGEFVEAYE; this is translated from the coding sequence ATGGCAACTTCGACCGACGCCGACCGGCGTCGTGCTGGCACCGTCGAGATCGCCCACGCCTGGGCGGACGGCGACGGTCGCAAACCACTCGATTCGCTGCTCGACGAGTATCGCGACCGGTCGGCCGGATCCACCCTGACGGATACGTTCTACGACGATCTGAGTCTCTCAGTGAAATCGCGGATTCTCGCGGAGGATCCCCCCTCGATCTGGGTCGAGTGGCCCGGCGAGAGTCTTCGCCCATATGCGGACGTCGACGCGCTCCGTGACCTCACGGACGTCTGGACCGACACAGACATGGAATCGGGCTATCTCGACGGTCCGCGCGAACTCTCTCGGATCGAGGGGTCGTATCGCGCGATCCCGATCAACATCCACCGGATCAACAACCTCTTCTATCGGACGGCGGCGGTCGACCGCCTCGGGATCGATCCGGCGAGCGTCTCAGACCCCCGAGAGTTTCTGGAGGTGCTCGAAATCTGTGACGAGGCGGGCGAGTTGGGCATGGCCCAACCGATGAAAAACCCCTGGACGGTGCTGCAGTTGTTCTCGATGATCCTCACGGGCCAGTTCGGCGTCGACGTCTATCGGTCGATCACCGACGGGAACCCCCACGAGCACCGTGGCGCGATCGAGACGTCGATCGAACTGCTCGACGCGTACGCCGATCTGGCGAGTGACGACGCGACGTTCGTCGGGATGGTCGGGGCCAACCGGCGGTTCCTCGACGGCGAGTCGGTGTTTTTCCACCAGGGCGACTGGGTCGGCGGCGAGTACGCCGACGTCGAGGACTTCGACTACCGCGAGGACTGGGATCACGTCCCGTTCCCCGGGACCGATGGGGTCTACGCGATGGGGATGGACGCCTTTGTCGCCGCGAGTACGATCGACGAGTCCGACTGGGAGGCCACTCGCGAGTTCCTCGAATTCGCGGGGTCACCCACCGGACTGCGAACCTTCAACCGGATCAAGGGGGCGATCCCACCCCGTGGGGACGTCTCACTCGACGCCTACCCGCCGTTCCTCCAGGACCAGTATCAGGACTTTCAGGCCTCGCGCGAACAGGTGGGCTCGGACGCCCTCGAAACCCACCCCGAGCGATTCATCGAGGCGAAAGCCGCCATCGCCTCGTTCGTGACCCATCGTGACGTCTCGAAAGCGGTCGGTGAGTTCGTCGAGGCCTACGAGTAG
- a CDS encoding HAD family hydrolase, protein MAAVLFDMDGVVIDSEAAWQRHKRETILPAVVPDGSADPAEITGMYYREIYDYLDANYETAVDRERCDELFEAAGREIYGGDAGLMDGFPELVDALHDRGASVALVTSSPHDWIDLVLESFDLTEAFDTIASAADVERGKPEPDVYERAIDALGESPADCVAVEDSTNGSRAAVAAGAYTIGYTGVHDGVDRSVPDELVGDPATLRERLLALIE, encoded by the coding sequence ATGGCCGCAGTCCTGTTCGACATGGACGGCGTGGTGATCGATTCGGAGGCCGCCTGGCAGCGCCACAAACGCGAGACCATCCTGCCCGCGGTCGTCCCCGACGGATCGGCCGATCCCGCGGAGATCACTGGGATGTACTACCGGGAGATCTACGACTATCTCGACGCGAACTACGAGACCGCTGTGGACCGCGAGCGGTGTGACGAACTCTTCGAGGCGGCCGGACGGGAGATCTACGGCGGTGACGCCGGTCTGATGGACGGCTTTCCCGAACTCGTCGACGCGCTCCACGACCGGGGGGCCAGCGTCGCGCTCGTGACCTCCTCGCCTCACGACTGGATCGACCTCGTGCTCGAATCGTTCGACCTCACCGAGGCGTTCGATACGATCGCGAGTGCGGCCGACGTCGAGCGCGGCAAGCCCGAACCCGACGTCTACGAGCGCGCGATCGACGCCCTGGGCGAATCACCGGCCGACTGCGTCGCCGTCGAGGACTCGACCAACGGCTCACGCGCGGCCGTCGCCGCGGGCGCGTACACGATCGGGTACACCGGCGTCCACGACGGCGTCGACCGGTCGGTGCCCGACGAACTCGTCGGGGACCCCGCGACGCTGCGAGAGCGCCTGCTCGCGTTGATTGAATGA
- a CDS encoding NAD-dependent epimerase/dehydratase family protein, with the protein MDLTDQRVVITGGAGLIGSRLAARLLPDNEVVVVDDLSNGIRSSVPADADFVEGDILDDGVLTDVITADVDLVAHLAADKYVDADRPREQFETNTGMTYSVLERMDAVGVDSLVYTSSSTVYGEAPRPTPEDFAPLEPISEYGAAKLSDEALCSVYAHSHDMTVWNFRFANIVGPRFGAGVVPDFVYKLQEDPSTLTIRGDGRQEKSYMALSECIDAICHVIRETDRPVNTYNLGTRTTTSVDRIAAIVASEMGVDPTHEYTGGDRGWTGDVPRMRLSIEKLSALGWEPEIESDQAVRRGVRQLLDDPDNEPHLG; encoded by the coding sequence ATGGATCTCACGGATCAGCGCGTCGTGATCACTGGCGGCGCAGGCCTGATCGGATCGCGACTCGCAGCGCGACTCCTTCCAGACAACGAGGTCGTGGTCGTCGACGACCTCTCGAACGGCATTCGATCGAGCGTTCCAGCGGACGCCGACTTCGTCGAGGGCGACATCCTCGACGACGGCGTGTTGACCGACGTCATCACCGCGGACGTCGATCTGGTCGCGCACCTCGCGGCCGACAAGTACGTCGACGCCGACCGCCCGCGCGAGCAGTTCGAGACCAACACCGGGATGACCTACAGCGTCCTCGAACGCATGGATGCGGTCGGGGTCGACTCACTGGTCTACACCTCTTCGTCGACGGTGTACGGTGAGGCCCCGCGCCCGACCCCCGAGGACTTCGCCCCCCTGGAGCCGATCAGCGAGTACGGCGCGGCGAAACTCTCGGACGAGGCGCTGTGTTCGGTGTACGCCCACAGTCACGACATGACGGTCTGGAACTTCCGGTTCGCGAACATCGTCGGCCCCCGCTTCGGCGCGGGCGTCGTCCCCGATTTCGTCTACAAACTACAAGAGGATCCGTCGACGCTGACGATCCGTGGCGACGGCCGCCAGGAGAAGTCCTATATGGCTCTCAGCGAGTGCATCGACGCGATCTGTCACGTAATCCGCGAGACCGATCGGCCGGTGAACACCTACAATCTGGGGACCCGGACCACCACCTCGGTCGATCGCATCGCGGCGATCGTCGCCTCGGAGATGGGCGTCGATCCCACACACGAGTACACCGGCGGCGATCGGGGCTGGACCGGCGACGTCCCGCGGATGCGCCTCTCGATCGAGAAACTCTCCGCGCTCGGTTGGGAGCCCGAGATCGAGAGCGATCAGGCCGTCCGGCGCGGGGTCCGACAGCTCCTCGACGACCCAGACAACGAACCGCACCTGGGGTGA
- a CDS encoding 60S ribosomal export protein NMD3 produces MPGSGRFCPRCGDPVENTADPEGRGLCVPCTIEEYDLVTAPDRIEIQLCAHCGAVQRGNRWVDVEADDRVDVAIDAVTEAVGVHVDADDVTWAVAPEQVDETTVEVHSEFTGTLRGEVVSETVTVPVKIGHGTCTRCGRIAGGSYGSVVQLRAIDRTPTDEECADAEAIVRSVVADAAESGDRDAFMTECGLVEAGLDAKLSTPKLGRQVARRLQDDLGGRIGESSTLVTEDGDGNEVYRVTYAVRLPAHSEGAIVDPADGDGPLVIESVGETYRGRRLATGAPERFEADESFEVLGNRADATETTLVTVEDANAIQVIDPDSYETVSIPRPDDLDAGETVRVVRADGRLYPLPS; encoded by the coding sequence ATGCCAGGATCGGGCCGGTTCTGTCCGCGCTGTGGGGACCCCGTCGAGAACACGGCGGACCCCGAGGGGCGTGGGCTCTGTGTGCCCTGCACGATCGAGGAGTACGACCTCGTCACCGCGCCCGACCGAATCGAAATTCAGCTCTGTGCGCACTGCGGGGCGGTCCAGCGGGGCAATCGCTGGGTCGACGTCGAGGCCGATGACCGCGTCGACGTCGCGATCGACGCCGTCACGGAAGCGGTGGGCGTCCACGTCGACGCCGACGACGTCACCTGGGCAGTCGCGCCCGAGCAGGTCGACGAGACGACCGTCGAGGTCCACTCGGAGTTCACCGGGACGTTGCGCGGTGAGGTGGTCTCCGAGACCGTGACGGTCCCGGTCAAGATCGGCCACGGGACCTGTACGCGCTGCGGGCGGATCGCCGGTGGCTCCTACGGCAGCGTCGTCCAACTCCGCGCGATCGATCGCACCCCGACCGACGAGGAGTGTGCGGACGCGGAGGCGATCGTCCGCTCGGTCGTCGCAGACGCCGCCGAATCTGGCGATCGCGACGCGTTCATGACCGAGTGCGGCCTGGTCGAAGCGGGCCTGGACGCCAAACTCTCGACGCCGAAACTCGGCCGACAGGTCGCTCGTCGCCTTCAGGACGACCTCGGCGGCCGGATCGGCGAGTCGAGTACGCTCGTGACCGAAGACGGCGACGGCAACGAGGTCTATCGTGTGACCTACGCCGTTCGCCTGCCGGCCCACAGCGAGGGCGCGATCGTCGATCCCGCGGACGGCGACGGTCCGCTCGTGATCGAGAGCGTTGGCGAGACCTATCGTGGCCGGCGACTCGCGACCGGCGCGCCCGAGCGTTTCGAGGCGGACGAATCGTTCGAGGTGCTCGGAAACCGCGCGGACGCGACCGAGACGACACTCGTCACCGTCGAAGACGCGAACGCAATCCAGGTGATCGATCCAGACAGCTACGAGACCGTCTCGATTCCGCGGCCCGACGATCTGGACGCCGGCGAGACCGTTCGGGTCGTCCGGGCCGACGGCCGACTCTATCCGCTGCCGTCCTGA
- a CDS encoding HVO_A0114 family putative DNA-binding protein, whose translation MTTLHITVGDREQLRDETLRFVQAAEADDVTDRDGKAVLQFGSYDDLVDSLTPLRLDLVRAVVEHDPESMRETARIVDRDVSDVHSDLKHLEVLGVLELEAGGPGGAMQPIVPFDRIEIHIDYPLVEEFGSDGTPASA comes from the coding sequence ATGACCACGCTCCACATCACCGTCGGGGACCGAGAACAGCTTCGAGACGAGACGCTTCGTTTCGTGCAGGCCGCCGAGGCCGACGATGTCACCGACCGAGACGGGAAAGCGGTCCTTCAGTTCGGGAGCTACGACGATTTGGTCGACAGTCTCACGCCACTCCGATTGGACCTCGTTCGGGCCGTCGTCGAACACGACCCCGAAAGCATGCGTGAAACCGCCCGGATCGTCGATCGTGACGTCTCCGACGTGCATTCGGATCTGAAACACCTGGAGGTTCTCGGCGTCCTCGAACTCGAAGCGGGCGGCCCCGGCGGTGCGATGCAACCGATCGTTCCGTTCGATCGTATCGAGATACACATCGATTACCCACTCGTCGAAGAGTTCGGCAGCGACGGCACTCCTGCGAGCGCCTGA
- a CDS encoding DEAD/DEAH box helicase — translation MSEQADAGTAVEAVLPEFTDAFPFERFNAMQSAALPAVLESDANLVLASPTASGKTAIAEAAIAKTLSAGGTACFLAPMRALTNEKEREWARFEALGYTVEVVTGERDLDPARARRADVLVMTPEKADSATRKHDSRRYDFVTEVDTVVIDEVHLLDSDRRGSVLEVTIARFRRLCDPRIVALSATMQNVAEVADWLDAPESATFAFDDSYRPVPLEAGVETYTHGDNAFADKYRRLYRALDLVEPHLREDGQALVFVASRQDTVRAAEKTRDELAERDVPVGARGDYDFHTDAEALSDDTLRQSVLDGVGFHHAGLATEDKNLVEEWFRDGTLDVLFSTSTLAWGVNLPARCVVIRDTKLHDPLDGEVEMSPLDVLQMLGRAGRPEYDDVGYAWVVCDRSDERRYRRLLAEGRPIESRLADDLETHLNAEIALGTITSISGAMDWIGSTFFAVRAGDDRDVRATVVAAIEGLVEHGFVERDGDRLESTARGRLASKLYLRLQTAHRFARIATEDDPNDRDLLRAIATAEEFDSVSARSAESDAIEAVLGTGANAGEDLDAGARKVLAICEASLSGTIPAALKSDAWVIKQNALRLCNALAAFLDRFGTPERANRARRLEARLEHGISADAIGLTAVDGIGASRARKLAASEIASPWALQSASIESLEAAGLSAGVAERVHEQSQELPAIDIDWEGLPDRIAPGDQEIRELPIESVGGGAHAGIRVTANGREMTSDETYLGETTVPIALFGADTDAIEIEISVTFPREPLPTVRESRTVVVE, via the coding sequence GTGTCCGAGCAGGCCGACGCCGGGACCGCCGTCGAGGCGGTCCTGCCCGAATTCACCGACGCGTTCCCGTTCGAGCGGTTCAACGCGATGCAGTCGGCGGCCCTCCCCGCGGTGCTCGAATCGGACGCGAACCTCGTCCTCGCGTCCCCGACCGCCAGCGGGAAAACCGCCATCGCGGAGGCCGCCATCGCGAAGACGCTCAGCGCCGGCGGGACGGCGTGTTTTCTCGCGCCGATGCGCGCGTTGACCAACGAGAAAGAACGCGAGTGGGCCCGGTTCGAGGCGTTGGGCTACACCGTCGAAGTCGTCACCGGCGAGCGTGACCTGGATCCAGCGCGGGCCCGCCGCGCGGACGTGCTCGTGATGACCCCCGAGAAGGCCGATTCGGCGACCCGGAAACACGACAGTCGGCGCTACGACTTCGTGACCGAGGTCGACACGGTCGTCATCGACGAGGTCCACCTGCTCGATTCCGATCGCCGCGGGAGCGTCCTCGAAGTCACGATCGCGCGCTTCCGGCGGCTCTGTGACCCCCGAATCGTCGCGCTCTCGGCGACGATGCAGAACGTCGCAGAGGTCGCGGACTGGCTCGACGCGCCCGAATCGGCGACCTTCGCGTTCGACGATTCGTACCGACCGGTCCCGCTGGAGGCGGGCGTCGAGACGTACACCCACGGCGACAACGCCTTCGCAGACAAGTATCGCCGGCTCTATCGCGCGCTCGACCTGGTCGAGCCACACCTCCGCGAAGATGGCCAGGCGCTCGTGTTCGTCGCGTCCCGACAGGATACGGTCCGCGCGGCCGAGAAGACGCGTGACGAACTCGCCGAACGCGACGTCCCGGTCGGAGCGCGTGGCGATTACGACTTTCACACCGACGCCGAGGCCCTCTCGGACGACACGCTCCGCCAGTCCGTCCTCGACGGCGTGGGCTTTCACCACGCCGGCCTCGCGACCGAGGACAAGAACCTCGTCGAGGAGTGGTTCCGCGACGGGACACTCGACGTGCTGTTCTCGACGTCGACGCTCGCGTGGGGCGTGAACCTGCCCGCACGGTGTGTCGTGATCCGCGACACCAAACTCCACGATCCCCTCGACGGCGAGGTCGAGATGAGTCCCCTCGACGTCCTCCAGATGCTCGGGCGCGCGGGCCGTCCGGAGTACGACGACGTGGGCTACGCCTGGGTGGTCTGCGATCGCTCTGACGAGCGCCGATATCGCCGCCTCCTCGCGGAGGGCCGGCCGATCGAGTCCCGCCTGGCCGACGATCTGGAGACGCATCTCAACGCCGAGATCGCACTCGGGACCATCACCTCGATTTCCGGGGCGATGGACTGGATCGGGTCGACGTTTTTCGCCGTGCGTGCGGGCGACGATCGCGACGTTCGCGCGACCGTCGTCGCAGCGATCGAGGGCCTCGTCGAGCACGGGTTCGTCGAGCGCGACGGCGACCGCCTCGAATCGACCGCGCGGGGCCGTCTCGCCTCGAAACTGTACTTGCGGCTGCAGACTGCACACCGGTTCGCGCGGATCGCCACGGAGGACGATCCGAACGATCGAGACCTCCTCCGGGCGATCGCGACCGCCGAGGAGTTCGACTCCGTGAGCGCGCGATCGGCCGAAAGCGACGCGATCGAGGCCGTCCTCGGGACGGGCGCGAACGCGGGTGAAGACCTCGACGCGGGCGCACGAAAGGTGCTCGCGATCTGTGAGGCGAGTCTCTCGGGGACGATCCCCGCCGCACTCAAATCCGACGCCTGGGTCATCAAACAGAACGCCCTCCGGCTGTGCAACGCGCTCGCGGCCTTTCTCGACCGGTTCGGAACGCCCGAGCGCGCCAATCGCGCGCGACGACTCGAAGCCCGTCTCGAACACGGCATCAGCGCGGACGCGATCGGCCTGACCGCTGTCGACGGGATCGGTGCGTCACGAGCGCGCAAACTCGCGGCCTCCGAGATCGCCTCGCCGTGGGCGCTGCAGTCCGCGTCGATCGAGAGCCTCGAAGCGGCGGGCCTCTCTGCGGGCGTCGCTGAGCGCGTTCACGAGCAATCCCAGGAGTTGCCCGCGATCGACATCGACTGGGAGGGGCTTCCAGACCGGATCGCCCCGGGCGACCAGGAGATTCGCGAGCTTCCGATCGAAAGTGTGGGTGGGGGCGCTCACGCCGGGATTCGCGTGACGGCGAACGGCCGCGAGATGACTAGCGACGAGACGTATCTGGGCGAGACGACGGTGCCTATCGCGCTGTTCGGGGCCGACACCGACGCCATCGAGATCGAGATCAGCGTCACCTTCCCCCGAGAGCCGCTCCCGACCGTCCGGGAGTCTCGGACGGTTGTCGTCGAGTAG